The window tttgcagctgttttgaTTCTATTGCTAGAACTGTCTTTATCAACTCAGTTTTAACCAAACTGAAATTGAGctgaaatatttcatttacGTTGTATCAAACATGAGAATAGGAGAGTCATCCCCACAGCCACTAAACAGGGGGTCGTCTGATTACATCACACAGAAAACAGGCAACCAGATTTAGACTGCACGAACCAGAGGGCAGGGTTTCATTTCTGAATTCATGCTGTGAACATCTTTGCTCTCAGCATGACTCTAATAACCTAGGCTCCAAATCTATTGTTTGCTAGGTATAGAAAATTTAATAAGTGGAGACAGATTCTTGAAGATTAGGCATTCTATCAAGGTAACAAATCATCTTGATGTCGCTGATAAGGAGGAAAAGGATGAAGCCCTCTGGAAAAGTGAGTACTGTCGTAAACAGAATACAACCAGGCTACCTCAGGCTGCCGAGAGCATGGGAGTCCCTTCAACAGCCTTTCTGGCAGttgagaaaccaaattccacaTCTTGAGAGCATTAGATTACACAATACTTCTTATCCATAATGGACTTTGGTGTCATTTTGCCCCTGCTCAGGCTTCTCTGGCCTGTCACCTTCCTGCTGTCTGGCCCTTCTCCACATAGTGATAGCATTAAGTGTGACTTGCTAATGTCATGTGGGGTGTGACCTAATGACCCAAGGCAAGTGTTAGGTGTGTAgactggagttttttttttaaacgcctaaaaaattatttgttaaaatgttttcaacTTGTCACATACAATGCTAGGTCAGGACACACAGGCATTAcatttggtaaatggcctgtatttgtatagcgcttttactagtcccccctagggaccccaaagcgctttacacacccagtcatccacccattcacacacacattcacacactggtggaggcaagctaaagttgtagccacagctgccctggggcagactgacagaagcgaggctgccatatcgtgccatcggcccttctggccaacaacaggaggcggtaggtgaagtgtcttgcccaaggacacaacgaccgagactgtccgagccggggctccaattacaaggtgaactcctaactcttgagccacgatcgccacaTTTCTAGCCCTTTAGCATTGTTTTTAACATCCAGGGTAGACTTCAGTAATGTCAATGTCTGAAATTTTACCATGAGACTGTGGGTAAACATGCTGGTCTCTGTGGCTGGATGCAAAATCAAAGTATCAAACAAATGGTGGGAGACTGTGACAAAATGAAGACATTTGCCTTGTAACGTGACTTCGTGGAAGGGCGTGAGAGTCTCTGTTCTCTTCTGGTTGCTAATCTTATGATTGTGCCACCTCACCTAAATCCTTCTGTTATGTAGGCAGTTAAAGCAACTTCCTTTGGGTTTCTCTCTACTTCTGTAAATACAGAATACCTTTGATGAGCAAAGAAGAACTGGGAAAGCAAACTCTGGCCCTCGTTTGTGTTTACGCTCTGTTAACTTATATGTTGGCTTTGGACCACATTGCATTGTACTCTATAATTTATGGGAACAATAGCATACAGCGAGTCTGAAAAACTATATAAGCTCTATCTCTGCTTTAGTGTTTGCATGggagtaaacacacacacacgataaaCCTTGTGGAACCTTAATGTTAAACCAAAAGTGTGAACTAAATCAAAAACAGTTTCTGTAGAAACCACAGGGtatgagagacagacagattgTTTACCTTCATTATGGTTTTGGGGAAGACTGTAGCAGTTTCCATGGTTTCTATTGAAATCCATTAAGCAGATGGCCCCAAATCTGAAGGCATTTTGTCAGATCCATTCGTGTGGACTTTAAATCATTTAGATATttctctgcagctgtttgttCCACATATATAAAATAGAACGATGAGGAATGAAAACATGATCTTCAAAATTGCTGAGAGGTTTTGCACCTCACAGCACAAATGAAAATCTAATCTAGAACAAAAGCATGTCGCTACCATTGGCAtgggagaaaataaaacatttaaatgggCGATTCTGTTGTTGACATTAGTAAAGCACCATTGAGGGAAGATTCACTTCTAATCTCCACGTATTCATCAGCAAACAAAAAATTTCTCTGGTATCTTTTCCCTACAAAACATACACAACTatcacaaaaacatgaaaaaagccATAGAGCCACTGGAAAATCTCACATAGGGTATGCCCTACCCTCATGTGGCTGCATTAGCATGACACTATGGCTGTCACTAAAATTGTTGCTAGAGGACACATGGAGATCATCAAGGTTGTTATCAACATCGTCCAGGAACTATGAATATATGTgatatttcatgtaaatccATTCAATAGTTGTAGAAATATTTTAGTCTGAATCAAGGTAACTCAAAAAAATACATGACCTCCAGATTCATAGAACAAACTAGAAGAAGAATcaaattcaatttttttaaattacatttttagtgCCAATATTGTTTTGCATAACCTTGATGCTTCACACGTGTATGTATATAGTACATTAATTACAACCaacttaatattaaataaaacaggTCAATGGTGGATTCAGGATCCCCATCAGTGCACAACAGCAACTGAATCCAGTCACCAGTTACACTACATTACCACAGCCTTCAATACCCTGAACTAGTGACCGCTTTACTACAGGATGGAAAAGCAGTGGTGAACTACAAAAGCAGTGTAAAAGAGGAAGGTGTCACAGCTTTGATGACAAATACTTTTTATTCTTTGGGCAGAAAGGCAATCTTAAATATAATTTCGAATAAATATTTACAACTAAAAACCAACAGATAGTGCTCACACACTACAGGCAGCTGCTTCAACACTCAGGACAGAGATGTTTTGGCCACTTGTGACAGCTGAACTGATTTTGCAGTAATTCAGGGACCAGCTCTGAAGTTCCccttcattcattttcttcttgaagCAAAGGCTGTGAAATGAAGCagatatagatttttttaatgagaatgctttattaaattaaattcccTTATCTCCGCCACTACGTGTCAGCCACACTGATATTCTCACCGTGTAGGCCATATCCTCAGGCCTGGAGTCTGGTCTCTGCCATTCTCGGGTGGACAGAATCTTGAGGACAACCAGGCCAAAGGCTACGATCAAAACCCCTAATGAATTTCCCAACAAAGCCTCAGGTGGAAGGGCAGAGTATGGCTGAGTCATATTGATTCCTTTCCTGCGGAAAGACATTTAAAAGGGGaaaagattacatttttttccccttaacaGAATTAATcaaaagaaatgcagaaaagTTGCACTCACAGAACAAAGAAGAGTTTCTCGTTGATGCCAGAGATGCAGGCAGCAATGCTGAGCGTCAGTATGCTACCTCCCAACCACACATGCATGGGTTTCAGGCGTTTACGTAAAGATACGGGGGAGCAGGGAAGGAGGAAACCCGCCATACCCGCCACCCACTGCATCCACACAGACAGATaaatcacagacacacaggcacaGCAGGAAACAAATTGCTGTACAAATGTATGGCATTtgccaaaaacataaaacaactcATGTCAAGTTGGGTACCTGCATTGCGAAAAGAGCTGTTGCTGCGATTCCGATCCAGCTGTGTATGGAGTAGAGGTTGGGTGTCTTTTGGGCGTTGTGGAAGTCAAACACAGCACAGAGCCCCACGATCGACAGCACCAGGGCGAGGAGCATCAGTGCCGCATGAAGGAGCTTCCACGGGAGTTTATTCTGACCCCAGGTCAGAGGGATGCGGTACAACACAGCTCCTGCAGTGAAGAGGCAAAACAACTGAAGATGGTCTGCTTAATTAAATGTGGTGGCCAGATTAAACTGTGCTGTTGTTTAATAACAGCTAGTGCACCAGATGCATCAACACAGGGGAGGTTCAGGAAGTGATCGGTGTCATATtctgtcttggtgcaaaactTGGGTTCCTTATACCAAAGCTTTAAAGACCTGGTCACAAAACGAAAAAAACCCACTTAAGGCTGCCTCCAAAAGTGAGTCAATCCCCACAGGCTCCAGTTGACTCCAGTAGAATTTCTCTGATGTGGACAGTAAAATTCTACATTTTATAAATTCTACATTATTATTGCTCGGTCACTAATTAGCAGGTGTCCTGTGTGATTCACCTGTACATGCTGTGGATATAGCAACCAAGCTTACCTGCATTAAGTGATAGTTAAGCACGCCACGTGTCATGAGTGCAACTTACGCTCACGAGGTGAAAGTGATGCCAACCACATTACCACAGCTCTTAACCGAGGATTCATGACTATTGTTTTTGTCACTTCTGCTTTCCCTACACTGTTAAAcctcttttttaatttcattgtcACAACTTTGATTTGATGACCTTCTTGCCAGGTTCCCAGAAGCTAATAAGTCTCTCTGAATTTTGttctttacatttaaaaaaaggcaggaacctgccagaggaggtttggaaCTCCTCAGTTACTGACTAAGCAGAGCTTTGGTGACTTTTATGGCCCTCAGAACTTGACAAACCTGTCCTGtaacagttttttatttttgttaaacaGACATGTGATAAGTGAAACAGCTATAAGACAAATGGCCACAGACTACaacaggaaaaacaagaaaGTCCTTATACTTAAAATGGCTGGGTGTGCTTAAATCCCACAGGCTCCATAGTTTACTGGTTAACACATTTGCCTAAAATATCAGGGAAGAGATTCAAATCCTTGGTAGGGTTGCATCAGGAAAGACATTCAGTGTGAAATTAGTGCCAAATCAAATGTGATGTGGCAATACCttgtgaataaagaaaaaaaaaaaaaaacgcaaagaaaacacaaaggtaCCCACAAAAGAAGTGAAATTTCAGGAACTTCCACAGTGGCTTCATTATTTCAGTGCTGTTTGGGAAATTCCCATTTGTAATGGGTGagaagtttttttgttgttgttgataatgttaatataattaaatatttttttcaggttatcaaaagaaaaaaaaatattgaaattgcTTCTTACCCAAAGCCATTATAATATAGCGTATTACATCCAAGTAACAACTTGGATGTAATacgtaaaaagtaaaaaaaaagtactacTGTTTACTGCAGCAGTGTAATGGAGCTGTGGCCAAACAGTCACTGCAGACGTTACCTCATGTTACCTCGCTACTGAAATCATGCCTAAAATTATACACTACATCTATACCAAGCCTAGGATGTGTAATTACCCTGATACAGCCTGACTGcttggaggaggaagagaactGAGAAACAGAAATGAAACTCATGAGCTTTATTTGGAAGGCCACCCACCGTTGCCATACACCACCACCAGACCCGTCACCATCAGGACGGGGTGCCAGTTGAACTGAAGCGACGAGCCGTCCCAAGCAAAACCGCCGCGCCACTTGCTGTTCCACAGGCACACGCACACCACGCAGGCCACACCCAGGCCAAAGCACAGCAGGTAGAATCCATAGAAGATCACGATGGGTCTCATCCTGAAGAGACCTGCAGGCTAAATTACAAAAAGAACTCAATGAGAAGACGAGAGATGGAAGGGCAGAGAACTGTTTCTGCATTCAGGTACTGCCCAGTTAGCTCTAATTTGGTTATTTGAAGACATAAATTTGTCTTTTTGATCTTCTTTTGAGCTTTGACTTGACTTTTTGATCTTTCTTGATTATTTAAAGATCAAAAAGACAATATTAAACCTGGGCTACTTTTGAGTAATCACCATTTACACGACTGCTAAACGACTTTGATTTCAGAAACACAAAGCTCTAAGTCGGCTACCTAGTAGTCTTCAGAAACACGCTTCAGTGCGGCAAGCCTTACCTGATCCACAGCTGCAGTGACACTGACAACACTTCCTACTCTACAGCCGTGAACATCATGTAGGAGTTATTTAACTGTCTCATGACTTCCCCCTGTCAATTTCTGAATGTCACTCACTTCGCGTTTCTGCGGTTCAGCCGAAGTCTCACTTCCACATGCAGCTGTATTGAGGGTACCGAGGGGGAAGCAGTCAGAGGTGGAGCAGCTGGGAGATGAAGGGCCACACTGCTGCATCTGCCACCTGTTTGAACAAGGCGGTTAGAGACAGATCAGATAGAGACGAGTGTGACAcgcacaaaaaagtcagtgtcaTGTCATAAAGAAAGAAGATAATGGTGAATTTATGGAGTAAAAGTAATTTTTTGGAGGTATTAAGTGTCATAAAATGCCAATGGAGACAGGTAGCCGTTTTCTGGGGacacaaaatgaaaagaggATAAGCAGGTGACAaattaagaggaaaaaaacaacataaagcaGTATCGAAGGACCTTAGGATTGTGGTTGGTTCTACAACTTACTGCAAGTCTTAATTTTCTTCAGGCATTCAGCGACCCCTCCTGCCCTGTGCGTGGGAGCCCTGCTATATGCTCAGGTACAAATGTTTCATCATAGGAGTAGCTCTGTATTATTATGTAGAGACCCTTGCCCCTGAGTACGACAAGTGGACGCTAAAAAAGGCCACCGGAAGCCTTGTAAATGTACAGTTCAAAGGCCTAGTTTTTCCTTCAAATTTTCACCTTTCAGTTCCTTATTTACCTCGTACAATAGATTCCTGCTTGTCCGCCAACACGTTTTTGTGTATCCCGAATTAACGAGTATCTTTACCACATTCGTGAAAAGTCGTATTTATGCGACAGTACGTCTTGTCTGTTCTCTTTAAGCGAGGCGACATTAAATAGCATATTTTCCAAATGAAGTCTTGTGTAAGAAGTTACGTATCCCCATTAGCATGCGCAGAGAGTTCGAAACTTGACGCGTTGAAGAAACATTTAGTTGTGTAGTTCAGTTAGCAAATAACTCGTGCCTAAGAAGACAATTCGGACGTAGGCGATTACGTCACCAGTAAACGCAACGTTTATTACAGGTGAATGGCTTTCACTTTAGGAAGAGATACTTACCTGATCCATTTCCGTATTTCTAGCGCATGGCCTTGTGGGAAATGTGGTTTCTTGGCTACCACCCCCGTCACTCCTACCCTACACAAAAATAATTCCAAAAATAATTCCAAGGACTGCGAAGTATTACATTGACcttcttcttattttcttcttctattaTTTTAACACACCAGtgttaaaataatatttacaaaaatgtttattgatCTTGGTGAAACccatgagataaaaaaaaccaaaaacaaatgtgaacaCTCACGTGTCTCTTTTGCTATCCTCATGGGGACATcccattgacataatgctttccctagccacttaccctaaccctaaccatcgAAAATGATTGCCTAATCCCaacccttaccctaaccatAACCCAACTGTAAccctaaaaccacattttcagTATGGAAAATGCTTTTAAACCCGTGGGGACCTGGAGTTTGGTCCCCACTAGGGCTGTTGGTTCCCACCAGTATAAATCAGTTTCAGAATTTGGTCCTCACCAAGATAGTAacccgtacacacacacacacacacacacacacacacacacacacacacacacacacacacacacacacgcacgcacatgcaCATTAGTAAAACAATTAAAGACCAAAATACTACAATAACAAATAGCCAGTAACTTGGTCTGTGGTTGTATAAAGTTGTGGCTGATGGAGTTTTCACTTGCCTTGCAGgatgtgtgaaaatgtgaaagaaaaaatggTCCCTGTTGAAGGAGGTCAGCAGCTGCTTCAGAGATCTGCTGCCTGCCAGCTCCACCTGGAGGCAATGTTagtcagtattttatttgttctccTATGCAACAGTCTCTTCTATACAACTGAGAGGCCTTCTGCGACAGAATGTACAAAAAGATCATTTGGTAATCTAAGTAACTATCCATGTAATAACACTGATCAAGGTAGTTTAGCTatacatacattacaaattCCCATGTAATAATTACACGCTGTCTATAGATAGATGAAACTTCCATCTGCAGACAGTCTAAAAAGACTTTAGAAAAGTTAATCCCTTAAACCTGTATTTCTTCTAATGGTCAGAAGAGGGTGATATGCCTGGTTACAAAAGAATCTGGTGGAAAAGAGGTCTATGGGAAAAAGTCACAAACACTACTTCAGAAAACACTTCTCTGATAGGTCTTTGTTCTCAGTTGTTAGTTAaaatcttatttaaaatattttttccccattttgtaCATTGATTCCAGTGCATTGCAATGGAATCACAAAGGAGGACAAGCAGGATATGATAGAACTTTCAGTAACTTGTAACTGACAAGTCATTACCCTATAACAGTACAGTATGTCTCAGGTTCTCACTTATAGTTACCCTTTGCCtagtttcaaaacaccaagacAATGCTCAGCTTGAAATTTAACaggtgatgtcacagtggctatattcatcttttatatacgGTCCATGGTAATAATGTATTTTAGTTTTCATTATTCaacagttgtttttgtttgtttgtttgctctttGTAAAAGACAAAGCTTTGATGGGattcattttaataataatggattgcatttatatagcgctttacaataccactattcattcacacactggtggaggcaagctacagttgtagccacagctgccctggagcAAACTGACAGAaccgaggctgccatatcgcgccatcggcccctctggccaacaccagcaggtcaagtatcttgcccaaggacacaatgactgagactgtccgagccggggctcgaaccggcaatcttccaattacaagacgaactgccaactctttgagccacgatcgcccttttCTTATCATCAGGCTGCCAGGTCACAATTTGCAGATTCATTCCTGCATAACTTTAGACATCATTAATCACCATAGTCAAAGGTACCAAGTATTTATACTGGGGCATAATTTCTGTTGTCTGTGGAACATCTGCTTACTTCAAAACacttcacaaacacaaaataatgtgcacacacacacacacacacacacacacacacacacacacacacacacacacacacacacacacacacacacacaaaaccccaaACATCCTCCCAGGTCTGTTTTGCCTGTGCTTCTCTTTCACATTTGTGATGCAGCAGATGGTATGAGTTTCAGGGCAAAAAGAGATGATGACATACtctccattaaaaaaacaagtttgCTGCAAATTAAGCAGC is drawn from Maylandia zebra isolate NMK-2024a linkage group LG12, Mzebra_GT3a, whole genome shotgun sequence and contains these coding sequences:
- the cyb561a3a gene encoding lysosomal membrane ascorbate-dependent ferrireductase CYB561A3 isoform X2, with amino-acid sequence MRPIVIFYGFYLLCFGLGVACVVCVCLWNSKWRGGFAWDGSSLQFNWHPVLMVTGLVVVYGNGAVLYRIPLTWGQNKLPWKLLHAALMLLALVLSIVGLCAVFDFHNAQKTPNLYSIHSWIGIAATALFAMQWVAGMAGFLLPCSPVSLRKRLKPMHVWLGGSILTLSIAACISGINEKLFFVLKGINMTQPYSALPPEALLGNSLGVLIVAFGLVVLKILSTREWQRPDSRPEDMAYTPLLQEENE
- the cyb561a3a gene encoding lysosomal membrane ascorbate-dependent ferrireductase CYB561A3 isoform X1 — its product is MQQCGPSSPSCSTSDCFPLGTLNTAACGSETSAEPQKREPAGLFRMRPIVIFYGFYLLCFGLGVACVVCVCLWNSKWRGGFAWDGSSLQFNWHPVLMVTGLVVVYGNGAVLYRIPLTWGQNKLPWKLLHAALMLLALVLSIVGLCAVFDFHNAQKTPNLYSIHSWIGIAATALFAMQWVAGMAGFLLPCSPVSLRKRLKPMHVWLGGSILTLSIAACISGINEKLFFVLKGINMTQPYSALPPEALLGNSLGVLIVAFGLVVLKILSTREWQRPDSRPEDMAYTPLLQEENE